From a region of the Salmo trutta chromosome 10, fSalTru1.1, whole genome shotgun sequence genome:
- the cdc42ep4b gene encoding cdc42 effector protein 4 has product MPILKQLTSNQSKRRSRADLTAEMISAPLGDFRHTMHVGRGGDAFGDTSFLSTRSGEPPKEPAPEVQQSSPGPVPKPGLLSRTFRSSKRSQSVNRGENVLAPPGGSPNFVKNAISLPYLNDEDRMGSGPPMPKSVSSSPLKKLPEVEGIRKPVNGAAAMDLEFDERNFGELTDLPPSHLRGGGMKHAESIMSFHIDLGPSMLGDILSVMEKKGWEEDDLGYEEGKGSEGRGSPPLSPPTTEDNVDDQVDLQPPVRPPRSTYPQQKIMADPPYTPPRNYHSHLDSCSFSSSGSAALEEKPLHHLQEGDTDSAKYSSPGGGGEDDKDFSFMDEDEDEIRV; this is encoded by the coding sequence ATGCCTATCCTCAAGCAGCTAACCTCGAACCAGTCCAAGCGTCGCTCCCGAGCCGACCTGACTGCAGAGATGATCAGCGCCCCTCTCGGGGACTTCAGACACACCATGCATGTGGGTCGTGGCGGAGATGCCTTTGGGGACACCTCGTTCCTCAGTACACGGTCTGGGGAGCCCCCTAAAGAACCAGCTCCAGAGGTGCAGCAGAGCTCCCCTGGACCTGTCCCTAAACCAGGCCTGCTGTCCCGAACCTTCAGGAGCAGCAAGCGCTCCCAGTCGGTGAACCGCGGCGAGAACGTGTTGGCACCCCCTGGTGGCTCGCCAAACTTTGTGAAAAATGCCATTTCCCTGCCCTACCTCAACGACGAGGACAGGATGGGCAGTGGTCCCCCGATGCCCAAGAGCGTCTCCTCCAGCCCTCTGAAGAAGCTGCCCGAGGTTGAAGGAATCAGAAAACCGGTCAACGGTGCCGCGGCCATGGACCTGGAGTTCGATGAGCGGAACTTCGGCGAACTGACTGACCTGCCACCGTCCCATCTTCGAGGTGGTGGGATGAAGCATGCGGAGTCCATCATGTCGTTCCACATTGACCTGGGTCCCTCTATGCTGGGGGACATCCTCAGCGTCATGGAGAAGAAGGGCTGGGAGGAGGACGACCTGGGATACGAGGAGGGGAAGGGCAGCGAGGGCCGTGGGTCACCCCCCCTCAGTCCTCCCACCACGGAGGACAATGTTGACGACCAGGTGGATCTACAGCCGCCAGTCAGGCCCCCACGCAGCACCTATCCCCAACAGAAAATCATGGCAGACCCCCCCTACACCCCTCCCAGGAACTACcacagccacctggacagctgctCTTTTTCCTCCTCCGGCTCCGCCGCTCTTGAGGAGAAACCACTCCACCACCTGCAGGAGGGGGACACGGACAGCGCCAAGTACAGCTCtccggggggtgggggggaggatgACAAAGACTTCTCCTTCATGGACGAGGACGAAGATGAAATCAGGGTGTGA